The genomic stretch GCAGATGAAGTAAAAGAGATTGTTCGGTATAATCTTGAGCCAACTTTGTGTACACCATCTCAGGCTTTTGTTTTTGCGGAAACTCTTTCTTGTTTAAATGCCACTTTGTTGGTGCATCTAAAACTAGATACGGGAATGTCAAGACTGGGTACTCATTGGCATAATGCAGTAGATTTTGTGCAATATGTTCAACAATTTCCTCAATTTCAGATTAAAAGTATTTACTCTCATTTGGCAACAGCAGATGATATTAATACTTCTATAATGGAGTTACAGCATTCTCGTTTTGAGGAAGCAATTTCGGCTTTAAAAGCTAATGGTATCAAAACTCCTTGTTTACATTTGGCTAACTCGGCTGGTGCTTTGAGCGATCGAGCTTTGCATTATGATATGGTAAGAATCGGTTTGGCTTTGTATGGTGTTTATCCTGCCCCTCACTTACACCAGAAAGTCAAGTTACAAGCAACTCTTGAAGTTAAAGCTCGTATTACTCAAATAAAAACTTTATTACCTAATACTGGTGTCAGCTATGGGCATACTTTTGTGTGCGATCGTCTCACAAAAATAGCCATTGTGGGAATTGGTTACGCTGATGGTATTCCTCGTCTATTATCTAATAAAATGAAAGTAATAATTAGAGGTCAATTTGTGGATCAAATTGGTAATATTACCATGGATCAATTAATGTTAAATATTACTAATTTTCCTGATTTAGAAGTAGGAGAAATTGTTACTTTACTTGGAAAAGATGAAGATTTAGAGATTAGTGCTGATGATTGGGCAAACTCGATCGGCACAATTTCATGGGAAATATTGTGTAGTTTTAAACATCGTCTTCCTAGAATAAATTATCACAAAAAAATTGATGATTAAGATAAAAGTTTCCTACATCGAATTCACCTGAGTGAACTATAAAAAGAGGTTAAGTATTATTGGCTTCATAAGCGGCGACTATTTTTTGTACTAAAGGATGACGTACAACATCTGCTTGAGTTAAATAACAAAAACCGATACCTTCCACATTTTTAAGAATTTTTGTGGCAACCACTAATCCTGATTGTTGATGAGATGGTAAATCTGTTTGAGTTATATCTCCCGTAACGATCATTTTTGAGCCAAAACCAAGACGAGTTAACACCATCTTCAATTGTGCAGGAGTAGTATTTTGTGCTTCGTCGACAATAACAAAAGCGTTACTTAAGGTTCTTCCTCTCATATATGCTAATGGTGCTACTTCTATTTTACCTTTTTCCATCAATTCGGGAATTTTCATGGGATCAATAAACTCGTATAAGGCATCATAAAGAGGGCGCAAAAAAGGGTTTACTTTCTGTTGTAAGTCTCCCGGAAGAAATCCTAATCTTTCTCCTGCTTCCACCGCCGGACGTGTTAAGATAAGTCGATCGCATTCATCTTTTAATAACGCTTGTACTGCTAACACCGCCGCTAAAAAAGTTTTACCTGTACCAGCCGGGCCAATTCCAAAGGTAATATCATATTGTTGAATAGCTTTTATGTATTGTCTCTGACGAAAAGTTTTTGCTCGAATTAATTCTCCATTACGGGTTTTGGCTAATACTTCTTGTTGAATATTTTGATATTCTTCACTTCTGCCAGTATCTAAAGCCTGAAAAGCAGTCATAATATCGGGCTGAGTTAAAGCCTTAGCTTCACTCCAATAAGGCTTAAGAGAATAAATGACATCCAAACTTCTTTGCACTGGTTTAGCTTTACCATAAATCACCAAATCTTGACCTCGTAATACTAAATTTGCGCCTGTATGACGGGCAATATATTTTAAATTTTCTTCTTGAGTACCTGCTAAGGCGATTGCACTAGCAACATTCGGTAATGCAATAGTTTGAGTATCTTCAGTCATAATTGTGAATTATAAAATTATCGGTAAAGAAAAGGGAAAAGGGAATACTAATAATAATTGATTTAGATAAAAGGTGTTAGGTATTCGGTATTAGGCATTAGGTTAAATAGGCAAAAATTGTTAGTTCAATTATTTCTTTTAACTCCTCTTTCCTAAATCCTAACTCTTCTCTCTAATTGCTTGATGAATTTTTTTGCTTAATTTTGCTTTCAATTCCCATTTAATACGATTCAATATAGAAGTTTCATCGAGAGAATTGATAATGTTTTTTACTACTGTTAAGGGACTATTTTCTCCCCATGATGCTCCATTGGCAAGATATACTTTTGTTACTTGTCCTATGATATAAGTGGAAACTCCTGCAACTCCTCCTTGAGTAATAGCTACGGAAATATAAGGTGCGAGACTTAAACCACCAGTGGCAGGAGTCGCTAAACCTAATAAACCTTTGAGAGAACTTAAGCCAAATGTTACTAAAATATCACTAGCTGTAATTCCTCCTAAACTAAAAGCGATTTTTTGCAACAGTTTGATGGCACTTTGTTGAGTCATGGGAATACCGTAAAGATGAGAAAGAGTTAATATCATCGCAACATCGATAATCGCTCCTGTAAATAAGTCTAAGGCAGTAACGGGATTAAGTGCGATCGCAGTTGCTTTTGTCATAACAGTTTTTTGAATAACTTTTTGGGCTTCTGCTTCTCGCCAAATAATTTTCTGTTGTACTAATTTTTCGTTAATTTCTCCCGTAAATAACATAGTATTTAATGCCACTAAAGATTTACCTTCTTGATGGAGAATTTGCAGAATTTTTAGTTGTAAATCATCAATTTGCGGTTTTCCCCGTTGACGAATAATTTTAACTTTTCCTTCTTTATCTTTTACCGTTGTAGCAATTAAAGGAGAAGCGGCCACCATCACAATTTCATCAGCAGATAATAATTCTCTCACCCTTACATCCCTAATGGTAGAATAAATTTCTGCTCGATCGACTTCTGGATATTGATCAATTTTATTAAAAACTAATAACATGGGTTTTCCCACTTCCCTTAATTGGCATAAGGCTTGAAACTCAACTCTAGTTATATCTCCTGCAATCACAAATAAAATTAAGTCCACTTGGGAAGCGATTTGATGGGCTAAAATTTCCCTTGTTTCTCCATCAATTTCATCAATACCGGGAGTATCTATCAATTGAATTTGGACATTTTCCACCGCCTTAATTAACCTTTGTACTTTTTGTTCACTATCGCCGATATTCTCCTTATCTAAGCGCCAATTAGTTTGATCTATAGCACGAGTGACACCATGTAAAGGACCTGTAATAAAAATTTCTTGACCAACTAAAGCATTTAAAACACTGGATTTGCCTCTGCCAACCATACCAAAAGCAGCAATGGAAATCACGGAATCTTCTAGTTTTTGTAACATTTGGGTTAAATGCTCAATATCTGTTTCTAAGCCTTGCTTTTCTTCTTCTTTAAGGTCAAGATTAAGTAATATATTTTGTAGAGATTCTTGAGCTTGTTTATAGTTAATTTCTCCTTGCAAATGAGCAAAATCAAGAATAGTATTTTCCCAGTCTTCCTCTTGCCATTGCCATTCCGTCATATTTTTTTCGCTAAAAGTCTAAAAACTCTAATCTGATATTTACTATCATATAGCATTCAACAATGGACAATTGGCAGTTACCTCTACCTTTAAGGGAAGAGGATTGAATTAGAAAAGGTCAAATTTTTGTTATTAACTATAAATAGATAACTGTTTTTTTGCTTTTTGCCACAGGGATTCTAATTCTAAAATACTATAGTTTTCTAAAGGTTTATCTGCAAATTTTTCCATTAAAGAAAGACGCTTAATAAAGCGATTATTTGTTCCTTGTAAAGCAATAGTGGGATCTAAATTATACCATCTAGCAATATTTACGATCGTAAATAATAAATCGCCTAATTCTTCGGTGGCGTGTTGTTTATTATCATTAGCAATAGCTTCTTGAAACTCTCCTAATTCTTCCCTAAATTTATCCCAAACACCTTCAGCATTTTCCCATTCAAACCCTACTTTTGCCGCTTGTTTAGAAATTTTTTCACTAGCCATTAAAGGTGGTAAACTACGAGTATAAGTTTTAAGTTTATCACTAAGTAAATTGGACTCTTTTTTTTCTTCTTTTTCCTGTTGTTTAATCTTCTCCCAATTATGGTGAACTTCTGCTTCATCGGCTACTTGTAAATCTCCAAAAACATGGGGATGACGACGAATCAATTTAGCTGTAATTATTTCTGCTATATCTTCTAAATTAAAATACTCTTTTTCTTGGGCAATTTGTGCTTGTAAAATTACTTGCAACAATAAGTCTCCTAATTCTTCTGCAATAGCTTCTTGATTATCTGAATGTAAGGCATCTACCACTTCGTAGGCTTCCTCGATGATATAGGGTATCAAAGATTGTTGAGTTTGAGCTAAATCCCAAGGGCAACCCCCATCAGGTGATCGTAATTGTGCGACAACTTGAATTAATTTATCTAATGCTTTGAGAATCTGATGATTAATTGATTCACTTACATTCATATTTTTTATCAAAAATCAGGAATAGTGAATAATATAACAAAAAACGATTTAATTTACCTTTGCCCTTTGCCTTTTGCCCTTTGCCCTTTGACTTTTTTTCGACGAGGAGAAGACTTATTTTTGGATTTCCACCAACTACCAATACTGTCAGCTAAGTAATGACTCATCGCACCTAATTCTAAACCGATAAATAAAGATAATACTTCTTGCCAATAATGATTTTTGATGGCTTGATAATTACCAATGATGAAATGTTGCCAATGCCAAGAAAACCCGAAAATTAATTGACCGATGGAGATAAGAAAAATAGCTACAATGAACAATATTAGACTAAGATATAAAATTCTTACGATCGTACCTATGATAAAACCATGGGAAAAAATCGATCGATGTTTGAGAGTTTTTTGATAAGGAAGCCAAATAAACTTTAAAAATCGCCAACGTTG from Geminocystis sp. NIES-3709 encodes the following:
- a CDS encoding PhoH family protein codes for the protein MTEDTQTIALPNVASAIALAGTQEENLKYIARHTGANLVLRGQDLVIYGKAKPVQRSLDVIYSLKPYWSEAKALTQPDIMTAFQALDTGRSEEYQNIQQEVLAKTRNGELIRAKTFRQRQYIKAIQQYDITFGIGPAGTGKTFLAAVLAVQALLKDECDRLILTRPAVEAGERLGFLPGDLQQKVNPFLRPLYDALYEFIDPMKIPELMEKGKIEVAPLAYMRGRTLSNAFVIVDEAQNTTPAQLKMVLTRLGFGSKMIVTGDITQTDLPSHQQSGLVVATKILKNVEGIGFCYLTQADVVRHPLVQKIVAAYEANNT
- the mazG gene encoding nucleoside triphosphate pyrophosphohydrolase, whose amino-acid sequence is MNVSESINHQILKALDKLIQVVAQLRSPDGGCPWDLAQTQQSLIPYIIEEAYEVVDALHSDNQEAIAEELGDLLLQVILQAQIAQEKEYFNLEDIAEIITAKLIRRHPHVFGDLQVADEAEVHHNWEKIKQQEKEEKKESNLLSDKLKTYTRSLPPLMASEKISKQAAKVGFEWENAEGVWDKFREELGEFQEAIANDNKQHATEELGDLLFTIVNIARWYNLDPTIALQGTNNRFIKRLSLMEKFADKPLENYSILELESLWQKAKKQLSIYS
- the alr gene encoding alanine racemase is translated as MEQISSPITQQRAWVNINHQALRNNVQELKNFLTSNTQLMAVIKADAYGHGAIKVAETVLNAGVDYLAIATLTEGIELREAGINAPIMILGAINTADEVKEIVRYNLEPTLCTPSQAFVFAETLSCLNATLLVHLKLDTGMSRLGTHWHNAVDFVQYVQQFPQFQIKSIYSHLATADDINTSIMELQHSRFEEAISALKANGIKTPCLHLANSAGALSDRALHYDMVRIGLALYGVYPAPHLHQKVKLQATLEVKARITQIKTLLPNTGVSYGHTFVCDRLTKIAIVGIGYADGIPRLLSNKMKVIIRGQFVDQIGNITMDQLMLNITNFPDLEVGEIVTLLGKDEDLEISADDWANSIGTISWEILCSFKHRLPRINYHKKIDD
- a CDS encoding metal-binding protein, which produces MPSGKTHDRITWYCLPVIIALFLIITRQLDLTLLASFGFIFSGLMFGPDLDIYSVQFQRWRFLKFIWLPYQKTLKHRSIFSHGFIIGTIVRILYLSLILFIVAIFLISIGQLIFGFSWHWQHFIIGNYQAIKNHYWQEVLSLFIGLELGAMSHYLADSIGSWWKSKNKSSPRRKKVKGQRAKGKGQR
- a CDS encoding GTP-binding protein; translated protein: MTEWQWQEEDWENTILDFAHLQGEINYKQAQESLQNILLNLDLKEEEKQGLETDIEHLTQMLQKLEDSVISIAAFGMVGRGKSSVLNALVGQEIFITGPLHGVTRAIDQTNWRLDKENIGDSEQKVQRLIKAVENVQIQLIDTPGIDEIDGETREILAHQIASQVDLILFVIAGDITRVEFQALCQLREVGKPMLLVFNKIDQYPEVDRAEIYSTIRDVRVRELLSADEIVMVAASPLIATTVKDKEGKVKIIRQRGKPQIDDLQLKILQILHQEGKSLVALNTMLFTGEINEKLVQQKIIWREAEAQKVIQKTVMTKATAIALNPVTALDLFTGAIIDVAMILTLSHLYGIPMTQQSAIKLLQKIAFSLGGITASDILVTFGLSSLKGLLGLATPATGGLSLAPYISVAITQGGVAGVSTYIIGQVTKVYLANGASWGENSPLTVVKNIINSLDETSILNRIKWELKAKLSKKIHQAIREKS